Proteins encoded by one window of Streptomyces sp. NBC_01477:
- a CDS encoding PucR family transcriptional regulator → MDAVPVPTAVPLHPVPQPEAAPHALLRLVTAMLDGEDEREVLWGAMAAIAATGPFTAEAAYTVHGGSARRCPPRRAAAPAARPGNTSARERAVGPTREIPAEAAVADVAADDRLDRRIGALDGRSRRLHEPGVPWARAIALRYRDRCLGYLVIRSLTTPSAEETALTDLLAQQTGIALARLAAHRAYPGRVEPDGTQEIEEQPETGDPPGAQGGPPTPGLGATASALASRLAAQDALCRAAVSGAGEQGILQALHDHTGFAALTEDRFGNPRAWAGPRRGEPGTGPCGGPRAESDTRRRDALIHGARRRPGSVRDRDRLVVPIEMAGDLLGVVALVDPDRRAAEADTSALGQAALVLAPQLSHERRLAELEPRLRRDLVDRLISGEANGDVFTQAAVLGHDLHRPHRVAVLEWPGTAGTAALGDAVVRAAGRLRRDVLVGSRGGTTVVLVADEDRRDPGSELHRALSDELGTGAGTIGVGGHCAVFTDLPRSYDEAVRALTVRRRSQDPYGSTGFEELGLCRMMGTGDGEREADSFVRQWLGRLLDYDARHHTELVTTLSGYLESGGSYDATSETLLIHRSTVRYRLQRIREITGHDLGDVGTRLNLHVATRIRNVLDAPR, encoded by the coding sequence ATGGACGCTGTTCCCGTTCCGACCGCCGTGCCCCTCCACCCCGTCCCGCAGCCGGAGGCCGCGCCGCACGCACTGCTACGCCTGGTGACGGCCATGCTCGACGGCGAGGACGAGCGCGAAGTGCTCTGGGGGGCCATGGCGGCAATCGCTGCCACCGGCCCTTTCACCGCCGAAGCGGCCTACACCGTGCACGGCGGTTCGGCGCGGCGCTGCCCGCCGCGCCGGGCCGCTGCCCCCGCCGCCCGGCCGGGGAATACCTCGGCGCGGGAACGGGCGGTGGGTCCCACCCGCGAAATCCCAGCCGAAGCAGCCGTCGCCGACGTGGCGGCCGACGACCGGCTCGACCGGCGGATCGGCGCTCTGGACGGCCGCAGCCGGCGCCTGCACGAGCCGGGCGTGCCGTGGGCACGAGCCATCGCTCTGCGATACCGGGATCGCTGCCTCGGCTATCTCGTCATCCGATCCCTGACCACGCCCTCGGCCGAGGAGACCGCCCTGACCGACCTGCTCGCGCAGCAGACCGGGATCGCCCTCGCGCGCCTCGCCGCGCACCGGGCGTATCCGGGCCGCGTCGAGCCGGACGGCACGCAGGAGATCGAGGAGCAGCCGGAGACCGGCGACCCACCGGGGGCCCAGGGCGGCCCGCCCACCCCAGGACTCGGCGCGACCGCCTCCGCCCTGGCCTCGCGGCTCGCCGCCCAGGATGCGCTCTGCCGCGCCGCCGTCTCCGGCGCGGGCGAGCAGGGAATCCTGCAGGCCCTGCACGACCACACGGGATTCGCGGCCCTCACCGAGGACCGCTTCGGCAACCCGCGGGCCTGGGCCGGTCCCCGCCGGGGGGAACCCGGGACGGGACCCTGCGGTGGACCGCGCGCGGAGTCGGACACCCGGCGCCGGGACGCCCTGATACACGGCGCGCGACGCCGGCCCGGCAGTGTCCGGGACCGGGACCGGCTGGTCGTCCCCATCGAGATGGCCGGCGATCTGCTCGGCGTGGTCGCGCTGGTCGACCCGGACCGCCGGGCGGCGGAAGCGGACACGTCGGCGCTCGGACAGGCCGCGCTGGTGCTGGCCCCCCAGCTCTCGCACGAGCGCAGGCTGGCCGAGCTGGAACCCCGCCTGAGACGCGACCTCGTCGACCGGCTGATCTCAGGTGAGGCGAACGGCGATGTCTTCACCCAGGCGGCAGTCCTGGGCCACGACCTGCACCGGCCGCACAGGGTCGCCGTACTGGAATGGCCCGGCACGGCCGGGACGGCCGCGCTCGGGGACGCGGTGGTGCGGGCGGCCGGGCGGCTGCGCCGGGACGTGCTCGTCGGCTCCCGTGGCGGGACCACGGTCGTCCTCGTGGCCGATGAGGACCGGCGTGATCCGGGGAGCGAGCTGCACCGTGCCCTCTCGGACGAGCTCGGCACCGGGGCCGGCACGATCGGGGTCGGCGGCCACTGCGCCGTCTTCACCGATCTGCCCCGCTCCTATGACGAGGCGGTCCGCGCGCTCACCGTCCGCCGCCGATCCCAGGACCCGTACGGCAGCACCGGTTTCGAGGAACTGGGCCTGTGCCGCATGATGGGCACCGGCGACGGCGAACGGGAAGCCGACAGCTTCGTCCGCCAGTGGCTGGGGCGACTGCTGGACTACGACGCCCGCCACCACACCGAGCTGGTGACGACGCTCTCGGGCTATCTGGAGAGCGGCGGCAGCTACGACGCGACCTCCGAGACGCTGCTCATCCACCGCAGCACCGTCCGCTACCGCCTCCAGCGCATCCGGGAGATCACCGGGCACGACCTCGGTGACGTCGGGACCCGCCTCAACCTGCACGTCGCCACCCGTATCCGCAACGTGCTCGACGCACCGCGCTGA
- a CDS encoding STAS domain-containing protein: MTVEPVDTTSAVLRVSGDIDQDTVPHLERAVERCLGTGHTHLAVDCADLRSFDSSGVTALLRAHQAASARGGTLTLTRAGSVLRSRLELTGLDQVLTLVEDAPALSADILRVPPPEDPSSIEARTESLIRPSSREPFAPAAADAFSSAAQPAPGPMMAPVRSRDALAALEETHAARKEARRQALDTVRPQACRPDHRAP, encoded by the coding sequence GTGACTGTCGAACCCGTCGACACGACCAGCGCGGTTCTGCGCGTCAGCGGCGACATCGACCAGGACACCGTCCCCCACCTGGAGCGCGCCGTCGAGCGGTGCCTGGGCACCGGACACACGCACCTGGCCGTCGACTGCGCCGATCTCCGGTCCTTCGACTCCTCAGGCGTCACCGCGCTCCTGCGCGCCCACCAGGCCGCCTCGGCCCGGGGCGGCACACTCACGCTGACCCGTGCGGGTTCGGTGCTGCGCAGCCGTCTCGAACTCACCGGCCTGGACCAGGTCCTGACGCTGGTCGAAGACGCACCGGCCCTCAGCGCGGACATCCTCCGAGTACCGCCGCCCGAGGACCCCTCCAGCATTGAGGCTCGAACGGAGTCCTTGATCCGTCCGAGTAGCCGCGAGCCCTTCGCACCCGCCGCGGCGGACGCCTTCAGCAGCGCAGCCCAGCCCGCGCCGGGTCCCATGATGGCGCCGGTCCGATCCAGGGATGCCCTCGCCGCACTGGAGGAGACGCACGCAGCCCGCAAGGAGGCACGCAGGCAAGCCCTGGACACCGTAAGGCCGCAGGCCTGCAGACCGGATCACCGAGCGCCATGA